A single region of the Actinoplanes sp. SE50/110 genome encodes:
- a CDS encoding HNH endonuclease, with translation MSAVLVLNADCGPLHRVSLRHAIRMLFRQVAVVHEARPDATIGVYQVPTVVRLVSYVVTRWRRGRGPGWSRAGVLARDRRTCGYCGEPATTIDHVLPRSRGGGNEWLNTVAACGRCNNRKGDRTPAEARMPLRVTPYAPAWVTFA, from the coding sequence ATGAGCGCGGTTCTGGTGCTGAACGCGGACTGCGGGCCGCTGCACCGGGTCAGCCTCCGGCACGCGATCCGGATGCTGTTCCGTCAGGTGGCGGTCGTGCACGAGGCGCGGCCGGACGCGACCATCGGCGTCTATCAGGTGCCCACCGTGGTGCGACTGGTCAGCTATGTGGTGACCCGCTGGCGGCGTGGCCGCGGCCCCGGCTGGTCCCGGGCCGGCGTGCTGGCCCGCGACCGTCGCACCTGCGGTTACTGCGGCGAGCCGGCCACCACCATCGACCATGTACTGCCCCGCTCGCGCGGCGGCGGGAATGAGTGGCTCAACACCGTGGCCGCCTGCGGCCGCTGCAACAACCGCAAGGGCGACCGGACCCCGGCCGAGGCGCGGATGCCGCTGCGCGTCACGCCGTACGCGCCGGCCTGGGTGACCTTCGCCTGA
- a CDS encoding serine hydrolase: MDAATGVGRRRLLGWGGLAAAGAVTGGPPTRAGADRLPPDTLPGGAYDRYVARLAAQGRFSGVVMLSHRGRTVLSRAYGMADRERGIRIRESTAFTLSSAGKPFNAIAVLQLAQQGRLRLTDTVGDHLDGFDRDVARTVTIHHLLSGTSGLSIPDEDVQRIFRSRAEVHEYQLRWARQSRLVGIPGQQDREHVGAETVIPALIVETVSGMSYWDYVEQHVFRRCGMTGSAFFTRPQWLTDPRLAHPYMTMADGSRLDAVRHLDRGSPLGYLRDRNPGRAFIDAIGDGGFATAPDLIRFAHALRDGTLLDRPWADVLTAPKIPLGPGAFGTYGPPAAITGGQWAVQRAGGNPGVCANWSIYPDTGWAGVILANRDDVPLPEMIGQETLAVTGVAPADGGSGG, translated from the coding sequence GTGGACGCGGCAACCGGGGTCGGCCGGCGGCGACTACTCGGCTGGGGCGGTCTGGCCGCGGCCGGCGCGGTCACCGGCGGCCCGCCGACCCGCGCCGGCGCGGACCGGTTGCCGCCGGACACCCTTCCCGGCGGCGCCTACGACCGCTACGTGGCACGGCTCGCGGCGCAGGGCCGGTTCTCCGGCGTGGTCATGCTGTCGCACCGCGGCCGGACGGTGCTGTCCCGCGCCTACGGCATGGCCGACCGGGAGCGGGGCATCCGCATCCGGGAGAGCACCGCGTTCACCTTGAGCTCGGCCGGCAAGCCGTTCAACGCGATCGCCGTCCTGCAACTGGCACAGCAGGGCCGGCTGCGGCTGACCGACACGGTCGGCGACCACCTGGACGGTTTCGACCGGGACGTCGCCCGTACGGTGACCATCCATCACCTGCTCTCCGGCACCTCCGGGCTGAGCATCCCGGACGAGGACGTCCAGCGGATCTTCCGGAGCCGGGCCGAGGTCCACGAGTACCAGCTGCGGTGGGCGCGGCAGTCGAGACTGGTCGGCATTCCCGGGCAGCAGGACCGCGAGCACGTCGGCGCCGAGACGGTGATTCCGGCCCTGATCGTGGAGACTGTCAGCGGGATGTCCTACTGGGACTACGTGGAGCAGCACGTGTTCCGGCGCTGCGGGATGACCGGATCGGCGTTCTTCACCCGGCCGCAGTGGCTCACCGACCCGCGCCTCGCCCACCCGTACATGACCATGGCCGACGGCAGCCGGCTCGACGCGGTCCGGCACCTGGACCGGGGCAGCCCGCTCGGCTACCTCCGCGACCGGAATCCGGGGCGTGCCTTCATCGACGCGATCGGGGACGGCGGTTTCGCCACCGCACCGGACCTGATCCGGTTCGCCCACGCGCTGCGCGACGGCACCCTGCTCGACCGGCCCTGGGCGGACGTGCTCACCGCGCCGAAGATCCCACTGGGGCCGGGAGCGTTCGGCACCTACGGCCCGCCCGCCGCGATCACCGGCGGTCAGTGGGCCGTGCAGCGCGCCGGCGGCAACCCCGGGGTCTGCGCCAACTGGAGCATCTACCCGGACACCGGGTGGGCCGGCGTCATCCTGGCCAACCGCGACGACGTGCCCCTGCCGGAGATGATCGGGCAGGAGACGCTGGCGGTCACCGGGGTCGCACCCGCCGACGGCGGCAGCGGTGGGTGA